The following are encoded together in the Terriglobia bacterium genome:
- a CDS encoding DMT family transporter, which produces MSDTRRWPAYFCAAAAVLLWGTSFVASKVALRSLSPLSLVAGRGLLGLATVAAALPFGRPRRPESPRPFDSSRTALLGFIGVPVHLALQAYALTMTSAVHSGWLIALNPVFTAILAAAFLRERFPALKTAGVALGFSGALVVIWGGAGSLRLPSTRGDLLILISSLNWAAYTLLTREISVRRRPLPLTFRALAVGTAVSVGIWVAAGDPAELARASVESWVALAFLGVGCTGVGYLVWSLALERLEAGTLSSFQYVQPLVTAGVAAVWIGEATGKAVLLGGGLVLAGVALVQRSAARGTVQG; this is translated from the coding sequence TTGAGCGATACGAGGCGCTGGCCGGCATATTTCTGCGCGGCGGCGGCCGTTCTCCTGTGGGGGACGTCGTTCGTCGCGTCCAAGGTGGCGCTCCGCTCGCTCTCGCCGCTCTCGCTCGTCGCCGGTCGAGGCCTCCTCGGCCTCGCGACCGTCGCGGCCGCGCTTCCCTTCGGCCGCCCGCGGCGCCCCGAATCTCCGCGACCCTTTGACTCGTCGCGGACCGCGCTCCTCGGATTCATCGGGGTGCCGGTCCACCTCGCCCTCCAGGCGTACGCCCTGACCATGACCTCCGCGGTCCACAGCGGGTGGCTGATCGCGCTCAACCCGGTGTTCACCGCGATCCTCGCCGCGGCGTTCCTGCGCGAGCGCTTCCCGGCCCTCAAGACCGCCGGCGTCGCGCTGGGGTTCTCCGGTGCCCTGGTGGTGATCTGGGGCGGCGCGGGCTCGCTCCGACTCCCGTCGACGCGAGGGGACCTCCTGATCCTGATCTCGTCGCTCAACTGGGCGGCCTACACGCTCCTGACCCGGGAGATCTCGGTGCGCCGCCGGCCGCTCCCGCTCACGTTTCGCGCGCTCGCGGTCGGGACCGCCGTGTCGGTGGGGATCTGGGTCGCCGCGGGAGACCCCGCGGAGCTCGCCCGGGCGTCGGTGGAATCCTGGGTGGCGCTCGCGTTCCTCGGCGTGGGGTGCACCGGCGTGGGCTACCTCGTCTGGTCCCTGGCGCTGGAGCGTCTCGAGGCCGGAACCCTCTCTTCGTTCCAGTACGTCCAGCCGCTGGTCACCGCCGGCGTGGCGGCCGTGTGGATCGGCGAGGCCACGGGTAAGGCGGTGCTCCTCGGGGGCGGGCTCGTTCTCGCCGGCGTCGCCCTGGTCCAGCGATCGGCCGCTCGCGGCACGGTTCAGGGGTGA